The Coccidioides posadasii str. Silveira chromosome 3, complete sequence genome contains a region encoding:
- the GLK1 gene encoding glucokinase (EggNog:ENOG410PIUH~COG:G~BUSCO:6426at33183) → MLPQSDQPVIAEAKRIAAEFEYSSADVNRGVKKFLSEMEIGLTGEGSTLSQIPSYITCVPDGSEKGVYLAVDLGGTNIRVCSIHLNGDSTFDMTQEKAVIPRELMVSDSAAELFGFIAEQIECFLQKHHEERYASHTEKRRLGSTAFHDEDIFDLGFTFSFPVIQTAINKGNLYRWTKGFDIPDAVGQDVCKLLQDAVDQRNLPVRVSALINDTVGTLMARSYCSSGHSKALIGAIFGTGTNGAYVERLDRVKKLNNRGGDLVDASASEMVVNTEWGSFDNPLEVLPNTRHDQELDGISVNPGVQMFEKRVSGMFLGEILRCTILHMNKNPALNLCGGSSAIPKDSILYQHWGIDTKFLSTVEGDSTDDLREVKEELRSDLGIENASTTDCKAIKVLTHAIGKRAARLSAVPLAAIIISSGRLGTEDVIDIGVDGSLIEFYPGYEKYIREAWREIPEIGEKGEKKIQIGIAKDGSGVGAALSALVARQAEKRKQG, encoded by the exons ATGTTGCCGCAGTCAGACCAACCCGTGATCGCTGAAGCGAAGCGCATTGCAGCAGAGTTCGAGTATTCGTCCGCTGATGTGAACCGCGGAGTGAAGAAATTCCTCTCCGAGATGGAGATTGGGCTGACAGGGGAGGGCTCGACGCTGAGCCAAATTCCATCCTATATTACATGTGTGCCTGATGGCAGTGAGAAG GGCGTCTACCTCGCAGTTGACCTCGGTGGGACTAACATCCGCGTTTGTTCGATCCATCTAAACGGGGATTCAACTTTCGACATGACTCAAGAGAAGGCCGTCATTCCGCGCGAGCTGATGGTGAGCGACTCAGCCGCAGAGCTTTTCGGATTTATCGCGGAACAGATAGAGTGTTTTCTTCAGAAGCATCACGAAGAACGTTACGCTTCCCACACCGAGAAAAGAAGGCTAGGCAGCACTGCCTTCCACGACGAGGATATATTCGACCTAGGCTTTACCTTCAGCTTCCCTGTAATCCAGACCGCCATCAATAAAGGCAATCTATATCGCTGGACCAAAGGATTTGACATTCCGGATGCTGTGGGCCAAGATGTTTGCAAATTGTTACAAGATGCTGTCGATCAGAGAAATTTACCTGTTCGAGTCTCTGCTTTGATTAATGATACCGTGGGCACTCTCATGGCACGGTCATACTGTTCCAGTGGCCATTCTAAAGCGTTAATTGGTGCAATCTTCGGTACAGGCACCAATGGTGCCTACGTAGAGAGGCTGGACCGAGTCAAGAAGCTGAATAATCGCGGCGGAGACCTCGTTGACGCATCAGCGAGCGAGATGGTCGTTAACACGGAGTGGGGCAGTTTCGATAACCCCCTCGAGGTGCTGCCGAACACCAGACATGACCAAGAACTGGACGGTATAAGTGTTAACCCAGGGGTCCAGATGTTCGAAAAGCGAGTATCAGGAATGTTTCTGGGTGAGATTCTTCGCTGTACAATACTCCACATGAACAAAAACCCTGCTCTGAACTTGTGTGGCGGGTCAAGCGCGATTCCAAAGGACTCAATACTGTATCAACATTGGGGCATTGACACGAAATTCCTGTCTACCGTGGAAGGCGATTCGACGGATGACCTTCGGGAGGTTAAGGAAGAGCTGCGATCCGATCTCGGGATCGAGAACGCGAGCACCACGGACTGTAAAGCGATCAAGGTCCTTACGCATGCCATCGGGAAACGGGCAGCACGGCTTAGCGCTGTGCCTCTCGCTGCGATTATCATATCCAGCGGACGACTAGGTACGGAAGACGTCATCGACATTGGTGTCGATGGCAGCCTGATTGAGTTTTATCCGGGATACGAGAAGTATATCCGAGAAGCATGGCGTGAGATTCCGGAGATCGGAGAGAAGGGTGAGAAGAAGATTCAGATCGGTATCGCGAAGGATGGGAGCGGTGTCGGCGCTGCTCTGAGTGCGTTGGTTGCTCGGCAGGCAGAGAAACGGAAGCAGGGGTAA
- a CDS encoding uncharacterized protein (EggNog:ENOG410PI3H~TransMembrane:2 (i250-270o290-314i)) gives MEALSQPTGSVKSVVVEEPPLKPPFSREAVPSDLAVLSEVMSSLPTISRTRLHDAFLTETDVASYLQRDLDLSRLNRIHNILWMAGRPINARPLHRQRMMGLEIIPTEQSDLHLLKFSNHLLVKPLPSYLLNHDFWTKHLCSSKELHESASGLLVSYIWLICSPIDLKVAQDHQLFPSNLAWTWWKSFVNDVFKHININALDTVNKRYHFGELRLNRINSIYRVRFFFTHFIRGYLYGYNRYTVFFERNFGWILVVFVYFSLVLSAMQVAMDVPGLQDNTDFVNATYGFVIFSIVIVAFFLGLVALIFTSIFLYNMGAAISDDREKRLRREKLSREKII, from the coding sequence ATGGAGGCCCTTTCTCAGCCCACCGGCTCGGTGAAATCCGTAGTCGTCGAGGAGCCACCTCTTAAACCCCCTTTCTCGCGTGAAGCCGTGCCCAGCGACCTTGCAGTTCTTTCAGAAGTCATGAGTTCACTCCCGACGATTTCACGGACACGGCTCCACGACGCATTCCTCACCGAAACCGACGTAGCCAGCTATCTCCAACGAGACTTGGATCTTTCCCGTCTCAACAGGATTCACAATATTCTCTGGATGGCTGGGCGTCCCATCAATGCTCGTCCGTTACACCGCCAGCGGATGATGGGCCTCGAGATCATCCCTACAGAACAATCCGACCTCCACCTCCTCAAATTCTCAAACCATCTTCTTGTGAAGCCTCTTCCATCTTACCTACTTAACCACGATTTCTGGACGAAACATCTCTGTTCGTCCAAAGAGCTCCACGAGTCCGCATCGGGCCTCCTAGTTTCCTATATATGGCTCATCTGCTCCCCTATAGATCTGAAAGTCGCCCAAGACCACCAGCTCTTCCCTTCCAACCTCGCCTGGACCTGGTGGAAATCTTTTGTCAACGATGTATTCAAGCACATCAACATCAACGCTCTCGACACCGTCAATAAACGATATCACTTCGGTGAACTTCGCCTTAACCGCATAAACTCCATCTACCGCGTCCGGTTCTTCTTCACGCACTTTATCCGCGGCTACTTGTACGGATACAACCGCTACACGGTCTTCTTCGAGCGCAATTTTGGCTGGATACTAGTGGTTTTTGTGTATTTCTCGCTTGTGCTGTCTGCCATGCAGGTGGCAATGGATGTTCCGGGCCTTCAGGATAACACGGATTTTGTGAATGCGACGTACGGTTTCGTTATCTTCTCGATTGTAATAGTTGCTTTCTTCTTGGGTTTGGTGGCGCTCATTTTCACCTCGATATTCTTGTATAATATGGGTGCGGCTATAAGCGACGATAGGGAGAAAAGATTGCGGAGGGAGAAGCTGTCGAGGGAAAAGATTATATAG
- a CDS encoding uncharacterized protein (EggNog:ENOG410PHB9~COG:K~BUSCO:13649at33183), giving the protein MSSLEAWALPHLEKLLPLDNESLKQIITYTASLSKAESAEHLRNLLDDSAASLEFIAGFNFRRGNGGGGVQAQSQTAATRGGRSVGNNNTGSGARRNQRQKDSIHTPTAIRRPERYGDVSGGYVKSRKEEDYIPGASSQEHIPSSSADASRNESPAGRRPGKPPPSASGPLISEYLPNVRSKKAKTPGTTTPSRGCGQTQSGGATPTTTTTNNIADLTSAIAALEVSTNPKERKRRKCNCNANLHPLFTPAPNCLSCGKIICALEGLQPCSFCGTPLLSTTEIQDMIRELRAERGNEKMRAHNESVHRDSGPAPAFATSSDSKLEAAKAHRDKLLSFQAQNAQRTRIVDEAADFDIPTSSSTQWMTPAQRALALKKQQRLMREMEERNRPEWERRNMVMSLDIKRGKVVRTFEREEVSQTPDNESEDEDEEVDQTVGAGGLSGADKEGVFARNPLLKGAGLVRPVWKAAGSVGGDGGIQTRRREQRQTWRRVQDDDDDNERWILDGGLHGHAHEDDVGRCNALVT; this is encoded by the coding sequence ATGTCCTCCCTCGAAGCCTGGGCCCTTCCCCACCTCGAAAAACTCCTGCCGCTCGACAACGAGTCGTTAAAACAGATAATCACGTACACCGCCAGTTTGTCGAAAGCAGAGAGTGCAGAGCACTTACGGAATTTGCTGGACGATTCGGCCGCGTCTTTGGAGTTTATCGCGGGGTTTAATTTCAGGAGAGGTAACGGGGGTGGTGGTGTACAGGCGCAATCACAGACAGCAGCTACTAGAGGCGGGAGATCTGTAGGGAATAATAATACTGGCTCGGGCGCGAGGCGGAATCAAAGGCAGAAAGATTCGATACATACCCCGACCGCGATTAGAAGGCCGGAGAGATACGGCGATGTGAGCGGAGGATACGTGAAGTCACGGAAGGAGGAGGATTATATTCCTGGCGCTTCGTCGCAGGAGCACATACCTTCATCTTCGGCGGATGCATCGCGAAACGAAAGCCCAGCGGGAAGAAGGCCTGGAAAGCCGCCTCCGTCAGCATCTGGTCCGTTGATATCAGAGTATTTACCGAATGTTAGATCGAAGAAGGCAAAGACACCCGGGACTACTACACCCTCTCGCGGGTGCGGTCAGACTCAGTCCGGAGGGGCAACGCCGACAACAACGACGACGAATAACATCGCCGATCTCACTTCTGCGATCGCAGCGCTCGAAGTCTCTACAAACCCAAAGGAACGCAAGCGGAGAAAATGTAATTGCAACGCGAATCTCCATCCGCTCTTCACTCCAGCGCCAAATTGTCTCTCCTGTGGAAAAATAATATGCGCACTAGAAGGGCTACAACCATGCTCGTTTTGCGGAACGCCGCTGCTATCTACGACCGAGATACAGGACATGATTCGAGAATTACGCGCCGAACGCGGCAACGAGAAGATGCGCGCACACAACGAGAGCGTGCATCGTGATTCCGGCCCGGCACCGGCGTTTGCCACGAGCAGCGATAGCAAATTGGAGGCAGCCAAGGCCCATCGCGACAAGTTACTCTCTTTCCAAGCCCAAAATGCACAGCGAACGAGGATCGTGGATGAAGCTGCGGACTTCGATATACCTACCAGTTCGTCAACGCAGTGGATGACGCCGGCGCAGCGCGCATTGGCGTTGAAAAAACAGCAACGGTTGATGCGGGAGATGGAGGAGCGGAATCGACCGGAGTGGGAGAGGAGGAATATGGTTATGAGTTTGGATATTAAGAGAGGCAAAGTTGTGCGGACGTTTGAGCGCGAAGAAGTGTCTCAAACGCCGGATAATGAGTcagaggatgaggatgaggaagTTGACCAGACAGTGGGTGCTGGTGGACTGTCTGGTGCGGATAAAGAAGGCGTATTTGCGCGGAATCCGCTGCTTAAAGGGGCTGGGTTAGTTAGGCCGGTGTGGAAGGCGGCTGGGTCTGTGGGAGGAGACGGTGGTATTCAGACGAGGAGGAGAGAGCAGAGACAGACGTGGAGGCGTGTGCaggatgatgacgacgataATGAGCGGTGGATTCTCGATGGAGGATTGCACGGCCATGCTCACGAGGACGACGTTGGGCGGTGTAATGCTCTTGTCACATAA
- a CDS encoding uncharacterized protein (EggNog:ENOG410PPBC~COG:S~BUSCO:6498at33183) has translation MAHVRVRILMSVIVATITTLFFFWGTHRYDNTILIKVDSPVNRVASTSSSHSQSDIPNKTPDELCHTDKSVAPAVALGEWLIRKNYTRVYMRPNFHPATTKFNSLEPIEGKVLPPFRALERGLKVSNETDPWPCPPIVDVNVATDLPIESTSQLLFGLATTVERLDSLLPSLLYSYGNTKATLLVLVPDNRHDLDFQEAYFRTRGLDLRLKPSPLEFNARYFGLVGALREFIDEERPDTKWVSFVDDDTFFPFLPRIAEKLATLDASKKHYIGGLSEASWQVKTFGHIAFGGAGVFISKGLLDALQPMYQICQDFGERHGDQKLAQCIEKFGKTKFTAWDSLYQMDMTGKPDGIFESGKEINSIHHWNTWFKTDVAKMSAVAIVAGRHSVLRRWQFDETVEQGDNGVEKRSFWVLTNGYSIVRYTMDASISASAINFDHTEKTWNEDPKGYEKRLGPLRLKDQPGIRKDRWMLSDSVVVGNNVHQTYICKDWEGHSVVELVWLGNQGWLRPDNAYHF, from the coding sequence ATGGCTCACGTAAGGGTTCGTATTCTGATGTCCGTGATTGTTGCAACGATCACCAccttattcttcttctgggGTACTCATCGGTATGACAACACCATCCTCATCAAGGTCGATTCTCCAGTGAACCGAGTGGCTTCCACCAGTTCCAGCCACTCGCAATCAGATATCCCCAACAAGACTCCTGACGAATTGTGTCACACCGACAAATCAGTTGCCCCAGCAGTGGCCCTGGGAGAATGGCTCATTCGCAAGAACTATACCCGCGTCTACATGCGTCCCAACTTTCACCCCGCAACCACGAAATTCAATTCACTGGAGCCCATCGAGGGAAAGGTCCTTCCACCGTTTCGCGCTCTTGAGCGTGGACTAAAAGTGTCCAACGAGACCGACCCTTGGCCGTGTCCACCGATCGTGGATGTCAACGTCGCCACAGACCTGCCTATCGAAAGTACAAGCCAGCTCCTGTTTGGCCTCGCAACAACCGTTGAGAGGCTGGACAGCCTCTTGCCATCCCTATTATATTCCTATGGAAATACCAAGGCTACTCTCCTCGTTCTTGTGCCTGACAACCGACATGACCTTGACTTCCAGGAGGCTTATTTCCGGACCCGTGGCCTCGACCTCAGATTGAAGCCTTCTCCGCTGGAGTTCAATGCTCGTTATTTCGGCTTGGTTGGTGCTTTGAGGGAATTTATTGATGAAGAGCGACCAGACACGAAATGGGTCAGCTTTGTCGATGATGATACGTTCTTCCCTTTCCTGCCGAGAATTGCAGAGAAGCTCGCAACGCTGGACGCCTCTAAGAAACACTACATCGGTGGTTTGTCTGAAGCAAGTTGGCAGGTCAAAACCTTTGGGCACATTGCATTCGGTGGAGCCGGGGTATTTATCTCAAAAGGATTGTTGGACGCCCTCCAACCAATGTACCAGATATGCCAAGATTTTGGTGAACGACATGGAGACCAAAAGCTAGCGCAATGCATTGAGAAATTTGGGAAAACAAAGTTCACGGCTTGGGATTCACTGTACCAAATGGACATGACCGGGAAGCCCGACGGAATTTTTGAATCCGGGAAAGAAATCAACTCCATACATCACTGGAACACCTGGTTTAAAACGGATGTTGCCAAAATGAGCGCTGTAGCTATAGTTGCAGGACGCCATTCCGTGCTGCGACGCTGGCAGTTTGACGAGACAGTCGAACAAGGCGACAATGGAGTTGAGAAGCGGAGCTTCTGGGTATTGACTAATGGCTACTCCATTGTCCGATACACTATGGATGCCAGCATCTCCGCCAGCGCAATAAATTTCGACCACACCGAAAAGACATGGAACGAGGATCCAAAGGGCTATGAGAAAAGACTGGGACCGTTGAGACTTAAAGACCAGCCTGGAATCAGAAAGGATCGATGGATGCTGTCAGACTCCGTTGTTGTCGGCAACAATGTCCATCAGACCTACATCTGCAAGGACTGGGAGGGCCACAGCGTTGTCGAGCTTGTCTGGCTCGGGAATCAGGGCTGGCTTCGACCAGATAACGCCTATCACTTTTGA
- a CDS encoding uncharacterized protein (EggNog:ENOG410Q5CY), translating into MNKFGQEYQAGLKKVESAQLSAIEILALRSFLLWAAEPNDAGRYVLRRLSENPQCTLEETLRSIRKDWLTLANKMCRDDQVSPEIEAGLRERDGHRCCITGSTVDVKPIYILAPSLVNDSDLCPGGYLRPMLEALLTRERVEEIFSLLETRNQKNELKNLWLMSRPVRTSFRYGQFRIKKSIYLEMPDHTFRDERNGGWWVEAISPRNILPESLDGHESFYKIPSTPNPDTHPLPVNVLLNVHIIITRALHFHVIEEHMRLGWPEWTEPRTLGQTGRFLLRGFLRVLPNFARIPLYKLIVRLVEYFDPIQRKCSIKCLPLGLCLKVARQYTENEANALLLVEKYTTINAPKLIDSVVIDDKSGFILMTRIFGHPLNGVHYRTTFEEREQIGKDLAGWIEQLRRIPNNTNHLIANTLGGPICDHRHGQDDNSWGPYNSVADFTDRLVRDVVDIDKRKHERPISLLYEKKHEVVFTHSDLHMSNIIIRSGRLHGLIDFENAGFKPEYWEFTRALWPYGSQNEKEYIYHSTFGDKYKEELEAEVFILLNAPFIL; encoded by the exons ATGAATAAATTTGGACAAGAATATCAGGCAGGCCTGAAGAAAGTCGAATCTGCGCAATTATCTGCCATTGAGATTCTCGCACTACGTTCGTTCCTCCTTTGGGCTGCTGAGCCTAATGATGCAGGCCGATATGTGCTTCGGCGATTATCCGAAAACCCGCAGTGCACCTTGGAGGAGACACTTCGCTCGATCCGAAAGGACTGGTTGACATTGGCAAATAAAA TGTGTCGCGATGACCAAGTATCTCCAGAAATTGAAGCCGGTCTCAGGGAGCGAGATGGGCATCGTTGCTGTATTACAGGCTCAACCGTCGATGTTAAGCCTATATATATACTCGCTCCATCGCTCGTGAACGATAGCGACCTGTGCCCTGGG GGATATTTGCGACCGATGCTGGAGGCGCTCCTAACTCGCGAGAGGGTTGAGGAGATTTTTAGTTTACTCGAGACGCGTAATCAGAAGAATGAGCTGAAAAACCTCTGGCTAATGTCTCGGCCAGTACGAACTTCTTTTCGTTATGGACAATTCAGAATTAAGAAGTCAATTTATCTAGAAATGCCAGACCATACTTTCAGAGACGAGCGCAACGGTGGG TGGTGGGTTGAAGCCATCTCACCTCGAAATATATTACCCGAGTCTTTGGATGGGCATGAGTCGTTCTATAAAATCCCATCGACACCGAATCCGGATACTCATCCGCTTCCAGTGAATGTGCTGTTAAACGTCcatattattattaccaGAGCTTTGCATTTCCATGTTATAGAGGAGCACATGCGACTGGGGTGGCCTGAGTGGACCG AGCCTAGAACTCTTGGACAAACGGGGAGATTTTTGCTTCGAGGATTTTTGCGCGTTCTGCCCAACTTTGCCCGGATACCCCTTTATAAGCTGATCGTTCGACTGGTTGAGTACTTTGATCCTATCCAAAGGAAATGCTCCATCAAATGTCTCCCACTGGGTCTATGCCTCAAGGTGGCCCGCCAGTACACAGAAAACGAGGCGAACGCCTTACTATTAGTGGAGAAGTATACGACAATAAATGCACCTAAATTGATTGACTCTGTCGTGATAGATGACAAATCGGGGTTCATCCTGATGACAAGAATTTTTGGACATCCATTGAACGGTGTACATTACCGGACAACATTTGAAGAGCGGGAGCAGATAGGAAAAGACCTGGCCGGTTGGATCGAACAGCTACGACGGATTCCAAACAACACAAACCATCTCATCGCGAACACATTGGGTGGTCCAATTTGTGACCATCGACACGGGCAAGATGACAACTCTTGGGGTCCATATAACTCAGTTGCCGATTTCACGGACCGGCTCGTTCGAGATGTCGTCGACATCGACAAACGTAAACACGAGCGTCCAATTTCCCTCCTATATGAGAAGAAGCATGAGGTTGTATTCACGCATTCCGACCTCCACATGTCGAACATTATTATTCGGTCTGGCCGACTACATGGCCTTATCGATTTCGAAAACGCAGGGTTTAAGCCGGAGTATTGGGAATTCACCCGAGCTTTGTGGCCGTATGGGAGCCAAAACGAGAaggaatatatatatcaCAGCACATTTGGTGATAAGTACAAGGAGGAGTTGGAAGCAGAAGTGTTCATTTTGCTAAATGCGCCATTTATTTTGTGA